Proteins co-encoded in one Cinclus cinclus chromosome 9, bCinCin1.1, whole genome shotgun sequence genomic window:
- the LOC134047181 gene encoding gap junction gamma-1 protein-like — translation MSWSFLTRLLEEINNHSTFVGKIWLTVLIVFRIVLTAVGGESIYYDEQSKFVCNTQQPGCENVCYDAFAPLSHVRFWIFQIIMVATPSVLYLGFAMHRIARMPESSRRRTPAARRARMPVVRRGAGRDYEEAEDDNEEDPMIFEEIEVEKEKSPEGGEKHDGRRRIKQDGLMRAYVLHLLCRSVLEMVFLFGQYLLYRFEVSPSYVCSRSPCPHTVDCFVSRPTEKTIFLLIMYGVSGLCLFLNLCELLHLGVGRIRDALSQADGPPLPAGDSPAPQYPKKAPSAPPTYHSLKKELPQAPLTSGKLDYRESLAQGRFALAGAPPVHELDRLREHLRLAQEHLEVAFHLQPPPRPPSPARSSSPEANGIAAEQNRLNLAHEKGTAACDRTTGL, via the exons ATGAGCTGGAGTTTCCTGACGCGGCTCCTGGAGGAGATCAACAACCACTCGACCTTCGTGGGCAAGATTTGGCTGACTGTCCTCATTGTGTTCCGCATCGTGCTGACGGCCGTGGGGGGCGAGTCCATCTACTACGACGAGCAGAGCAAGTTTGTCTGCAACACGCAGCAGCCGGGCTGTGAGAACGTCTGCTACGACGCCTTTGCGCCCCTATCCCACGTCCGCTTCTGGATCTTCCAGATCATCATGGTGGCGACGCCATCGGTGCTCTACCTGGGCTTTGCCATGCACCGCATCGCTCGCATGCCAGAGTCCTCACGGCGCCGGACACCGGCAGCCCGGCGGGCGCGCATGCCGGTGGTGCGCCGGGGAGCCGGGCGAGACTACGAGGAGGCGGAAGATGACAATGAAGAAGACCCCATGATCTTTGAGGAGATCGAGGTGGAGAAGGAGAAGAGCCCAGAGGGCGGAGAGAAGCATGATGGCCGACGCCGTATCAAGCAGGACGGGCTGATGCGTGCCTATGTCCTGCACTTGCTGTGCCGCTCAGTGCTGGAGATGGTTTTCCTCTTCGGGCAGTACCTGCTGTACCGCTTTGAGGTGAGCCCCTCCTACGTCTGCAGccgcagcccctgcccacacACTGTCGACTGCTTTGTGTCCCGCCCCACTGAGAAGACCATCTTCCTCCTCATCATGTATGGTGTCAGCgggctctgcctcttcctcAACCTCTGCGAGCTCTTGCACCTTGGTGTGGGGCGCATCCGTGATGCCCTGAGCCAGGCTGATGGTCCCCCACTCCCAGCTGGCGACAGCCCCGCACCACAATATCCCAAGAAAGCCCCCAGCGCCCCCCCCACCTATCACTCGCTGAAGAAGGAGCTGCCACAAGCCCCGCTGACCAGCGGCAAGCTGGACTACCGGGagagcctggcccaggggcGCTTTGCCCTGGCTGGAGCTCCCCCGGTGCACGAGCTGGACCGGCTGCGTGAGCACCTGCGTCTAGCCCAGGAGCACCTGGAGGTGGCCTTCCACCTTCAGCCCCCACCGCGGCCCCCCAGTCCTGCCCGCAGCAGCAGTCCCGAGGCCAATGGCATCGCTGCTGAGCAGAACCGCCTCAACCTCGCCCATGAGAAGGGGACCGCCGCCTGTGACAGGACCACGG GGCTGTGA
- the INHA gene encoding inhibin alpha chain — protein MPPCPGGSAVGRRAGQAGRSPRQSPPSHHPAVCPTVMLLLLHLLPAMLPTAALASCTGAGADRQLILAKVRARVLEHLSPPLLQEEPQMEARRVHRRDVLENTEVEPEELEDTSQVILFPATDIPCDPTQPDKLLEEEGIFTYLFQPSAHTLSRVVTSAQLWFYTGPSAAPNHSTPDVLALSPQGRVPVMAMAERTPEHWIVFHLAPVLLPQLSQPLFVLLVRCPGCPCLAEGDKMPFLVATTRAKSSERARRSAMPWSPAALSLLQRPSEELAAHTNCRRASLNISFEELGWDKWIVHPSSFVFHYCHGSCAAGHGLSHRLGVQLCCAALPGTMRSLRVRTTSDGGYSFKYETVPNILAQDCTCV, from the exons ATGCCACCCTGCCCCGGGGGGAGTGCAGTGGGCAGACGggctgggcaggcaggcagaAGCCCGCGGCAGAGCCCCCCGAGCCACCACCCTGCTGTGTGCCCCACGGtcatgctgctgctcctgcacctgCTGCCTGCCATGCTGCCCACCGCCGCTCTGGCCAGCTGCACCGGGGCGGGTGCCGACCGGCAGCTCATCCTGGCCAAGGTGCGGGCTCGGGTGCTGGAACATCTGAGTCCCCCCCTTCTCCAGGAGGAGCCACAGATGGAAGCAAGGAGGGTACACCGGAGAGACGTCCTTGAAAACACCGAAGTGgagccagaggagctggaggacaCCTCTCAGGTGATCTTATTCCCTGCCACAG ATATTCCCTGTGATCCCACACAGCCAGACAAGCTGCTGGAAGAAGAAGGGATTTTCACCTACCTCTTCCAGCCCTCAGCACACACCCTGAGCCGTGTGGTGACTTCTGCCCAGCTATGGTTTTACACTGGTCCCTCGGCTGCTCCCAACCACTCAACCCCTGATGTGCTGGCCCTGTCACCTCAGGGCCGGGTGCCGGTGATGGCCATGGCCGAGCGGACACCTGAGCACTGGATAGTGTTTCACTtggccccagtgctgctgccccagctctcaCAGCCACTCTTCGTGCTCCTGGTGCGCTGCCCTGGCTGCCCCTGCCTGGCTGAGGGGGACAAGATGCCCTTCCTGGTGGCCACCACCCGGGCCAAGAGCAGTGAGAGGGCTCGTCGCTCTGCCATGCCCTGGTCCCCagctgccctgagcctgctgcaGCGTCCATCCGAGGAGCTGGCTGCTCACACCAACTGTCGCCGGGCTTCTCTCAACATCTCCTTcgaggagctgggctgggacaaaTGGATCGTGCATCCCAGCAGCTTTGTTTTCCACTACTGCCatggcagctgtgctgcaggccACGGGCTGAGCCACCGGCTGggtgtgcagctctgctgcGCTGCCCTGCCCGGCACCATGCGCTCCCTGCGCGTCCGCACCACCTCCGACGGCGGGTACTCCTTCAAGTACGAGACCGTGCCCAACATCCTGGCCCAGGACTGCACCTGTGTCTAG